A stretch of Hemicordylus capensis ecotype Gifberg chromosome 9, rHemCap1.1.pri, whole genome shotgun sequence DNA encodes these proteins:
- the DEF8 gene encoding differentially expressed in FDCP 8 homolog yields the protein MEYDEKLARFRQGHLNPFNKALLQNQHDQKSRGTGEDFPRKDLSLELSPEDLPEFRCTEHVMDLGMAEDHFSRPVGLFLASDIEQLRQAIEECKRRILELPENSEKQKDAVVRLIHLRLKLQELKDPSEDEPNIRVILEHRFYKEKSKSVKQTCDKCSTIIWGLLQTWYTCTGCSYRCHSKCLNLITKPCVRSKVSHQAEYELSICPETGLDSQDYRCAECRVPISLRGVPNEARQCDYTGLYYCSNCHWNDQAVIPARVIHNWDFEPRKVSRCSMRYLALMVSRPVLKLREINPLLFNYVEELVEIRKLRQDILLMKPYFITCKEAMEARLLLQLQDRQHFVENDEMYSLQDLVDINAGRLSCSLTEIHTLFAKHIKLDCERCQAKGFVCELCKEGDVLFPFDSHTSMCMECSAVFHRDCYYDNSTTCPKCARLNLRKQSLLRDPSMELQA from the exons ATGGAATATGATGAGAAGCTGGCCCGTTTCCGGCAGGGCCACCTCAACCCGTTCAACAAGGCCTTGCTGCAAAACCAGCATgaccagaagtccagggggactGGCGAGGACTTTCCAAGGAAAG ACTTGAGCCTGGAATTGTCCCCCGAGGATCTGCCCGAGTTCCGGTGCACGGAGCACGTGATGGACTTGGGGATGGCAGAGGATCACTTCTCACGGCCAGTG GGGCTGTTCCTAGCCTCGGACATTGAGCAGCTGCGGCAGGCGATCGAGGAGTGCAAGCGGAGGATCCTGGAGCTTCCCGAGAACTCAGAGAAGCAAAAAGATGCTGTCGTGCGGCTCATCCACCTGCGCCTCAAACTCCAGGAGCtgaag GACCCCAGTGAGGATGAGCCCAACATCCGGGTCATCCTGGAGCATCGCTTCTACAAGGAGAAGAGCAAGAGTGTGAAGCAGACGTGTGACAAGTGCAGCACCATCATCTGGGGGCTCCTCCAGACCTGGTACACCTGCACAG GGTGCTCCTACCGCTGCCACAGCAAGTGCCTGAACCTCATCACAAAGCCATGCGTGCGCTCCAAGGTCAGCCACCAGGCTGAGTATGAGCTTAGCATCTGCCCAGAGACGGGGCTGGACAGCCAGGACTACAGATGTGCTGAGTGCCGGGTGCCCATCTCACTCC GGGGAGTCCCAAATGAGGCCCGGCAGTGTGACTACACAGGCCTCTATTActgcagcaactgccactggaacGACCAAGCTGTCATCCCTGCCAGGGTCATCCACAACTGGGACTTTGAGCCCCGCAAG GTATCTCGGTGCAGCATGCGCTACCTGGCGCTGATGGTGTCACGGCCTGTACTCAAACTGCGCGAGATCAACCCTCTGCTCTTCAACTATGTGGAAGAGCTGGTGGAGATCCGG aAGCTGCGCCAGGACATCTTGCTCATGAAGCCATACTTCATCACCTGCAAGGAGGCCATGGAGGCCCGTCTGCTGCTTCAG CTGCAGGACCGGCAGCACTTTGTAGAGAATGATGAGATGTACTCGCTGCAAGACCTAGTTGACATCAATGCTGGGCGCCTCAGCTGCTCCCTGACAGAGATCCACACCCTCTTTGCCAAGCACATCAAACTGGACTGTGAG CGGTGCCAGGCAAAGGGTTTTGTGTGCGAGCTCTGCAAAGAAGGAGATGTCCTCTTCCCATTTGACAGCCACACCTCAATGTGCATGGAGTGTTCGGCCG
- the TUBB3 gene encoding tubulin beta-3 chain, with product MREIVHIQAGQCGNQIGAKFWEVISDEHGIDPSGNYVGDSDLQLERISVYYNEASSHKYVPRAILVDLEPGTMDSVRSGAFGHLFRPDNFIFGQSGAGNNWAKGHYTEGAELVDSVLDVVRKECENCDCLQGFQLTHSLGGGTGSGMGTLLISKVREEYPDRIMNTFSVVPSPKVSDTVVEPYNATLSIHQLVENTDETYCIDNEALYDICFRTLKLATPTYGDLNHLVSATMSGVTTSLRFPGQLNADLRKLAVNMVPFPRLHFFMPGFAPLTARGSQQYRALTVPELTQQMFDAKNMMAACDPRHGRYLTVATVFRGRMSMKEVDEQMLAIQSKNSSYFVEWIPNNVKVAVCDIPPRGLKMSSTFIGNSTAIQELFKRISEQFTAMFRRKAFLHWYTGEGMDEMEFTEAESNMNDLVSEYQQYQDATAEEEGEMYEDDEEESEAQGAK from the exons ATGAGGGAGATCGTGCACATCCAGGCGGGCCAGTGCGGCAACCAGATCGGAGCCAAG TTCTGGGAGGTGATCAGTGATGAACACGGTATAGACCCCAGTGGGAACTATGTAGGTGACTCCGACCTGCAGCTGGAAAGGATCAGTGTCTATTACAACGAAGCCTCAT CTCACAAGTATGTCCCTCGTGCTATCCTGGTCGACCTGGAGCCTGGCACCATGGACAGCGTTCGCTCAGGTGCTTTCGGACACCTCTTCAGACCCGACAACTTCATCTTTG GTCAAAGTGGTGCTGGGAacaactgggcaaaggggcactaCACCGAAGGCGCTGAGCTGGTGGATTCTGTCCTCGATGTGGTGAGGAAGGAGTGTGAAAACTGTGACTGTTTGCAAGGCTTCCAGCTCACTCATTCCCTAGGGGGGGGCACAGGGTCCGGCATGGGGACCCTCCTTATTAGTAAAGTCCGTGAAGAATACCCAGACCGGATCATGAACACTTTCAGCGTGGTGCCTTCCCCCAAAGTGTCCGACACAGTGGTGGAGCCCTACAATGCCACCTTGTCCATCCACCAGCTGGTGGAGAACACAGACGAGACCTACTGCATCGACAACGAAGCCCTCTACGACATCTGCTTCAGGACCCTCAAGCTGGCCACGCCCACCTATGGAGACCTCAACCACCTCGTTTCCGCCACCATGAGCGGCGTCACCACCTCCCTGAGATTCCCCGGGCAGCTCAACGCTGATCTCCGCAAACTGGCGGTCAACATGGTCCCCTTCCCCCGCCTGCACTTCTTCATGCCCGGTTTTGCCCCGCTGACGGCCCGTGGGAGCCAGCAGTACAGAGCCCTGACCGTGCCAGAGCTCACCCAACAGATGTTCGATGCCAAGAACATGATGGCGGCCTGCGACCCCCGTCATGGCCGCTACCTCACCGTGGCCACTGTCTTCAGAGGCCGCATGTCCATGAAGGAGGTGGACGAGCAGATGCTGGCCATCCAGAGCAAGAACAGCAGCTACTTTGTGGAGTGGATCCCCAACAACGTCAAGGTGGCCGTCTGCGACATCCCGCCCCGGGGCCTGAAGATGTCGTCCACCTTCATCGGCAACAGCACGGCCATCCAGGAGCTCTTCAAGCGCATCTCGGAGCAGTTCACGGCCATGTTCCGGCGCAAGGCCTTCCTCCACTGGTACACCGGGGAAGGCATGGATGAGATGGAGTTCACCGAGGCCGAGAGCAACATGAACGACCTGGTGTCGGAGTACCAGCAGTACCAGGACGCCACggctgaagaggaaggggagatgtACGAAGACGACGAGGAGGAATCGGAAGCCCAGGGGGCCAAGTAA
- the LOC128334495 gene encoding uncharacterized protein LOC128334495: MIKGQRSEPLATGHSSPQGGCRNPDTKEHPGKVAGERSEQLLPVSPPRKGGGEAPAPLRCCGGGLNKGAAPCSAAAAHLSGSCTAGRKTNTRVQTSWKQTELGITQKSKAGRALWSVREPQGRELGRAGQIRPPLCGSCLPALQQSSVWGRHVLGRGPRRNRGAADSDSGGGGAARQRGSPPARAALSSFCGPPLKPTERGGKAGFGLFQAGPARCFGALDGQVKGRESRPRSWAGARSSPTARPTLQWAPLRRPLPSSGLHARPGHLRTSAAARVAALGESSTAEG, from the exons ATGATAAAG GGGCAGAGGTCAGAGCCGCTGGCGACAGGCCATTCTTCTCCCCAAGGGGGCTGCAGGAACCCAGACACAAAGGAACACccggggaaagtggcaggagagaGATCCGAGCAGCTGCTCCCCGTTTCCCCACCCAGGAAAGGCGGGGGGGAGGCCCCAGCCCCTCTCCGATGCTGTGGGGGTGGCCTGAACAAAGGGGCGGCTCCTTGCTCAGCTGCAGCAGCGCATCTCTCTGGTTCCTGCACAGCTGGGAGG AAAACAAACACCAGAGTGCAAACCAGTTGGAAACAAACCGAACTCGGCATCACCCAGAAGAGCAAAGCAGGCAGGGCCTTGTGGTCTGTCAGGGAGCCGCAGGGTCGGGAGCTCGGCAGGGCTGGGCAGATCCGGCCCCCTTTGTGCGgctcctgcctgcccgccctccaGCAATCCAGTGTGTGGGGAAGGCACGTTCTCGGCCGTGGGCCCCGCCGCAATCGCGGGGCTGCTGACTCagactccgggggggggggggcagcaaggcaGAGGGGCTCCCCACCTGCCCGGGCCGCGCTCTCCTCCTTCTGCGGCCCGCCACTCAAGCCCACAGAGAGGGGAGGCAAGGCCGGCTTCGGCTTGTTCCAGGCGGGTCCTGCTCGGTGCTTCGGGGCGTTGGACGGACAGGTGAAGGGGAGAGAGTCGAGACCCCGTTCGTGGGCGGGCGCCCGCTCCAGCCCCACAGCCCGACCCACCCTGCAATGGGCCCCCCTCCGCCGCCCGCTGCCCTCCAGCGGGCTTCACGCCAGGCCGGGACACTTGAGGACATCGGCGGCTGCCCGGGTCGCGGCTCTTGGGGAGAGCAGCACCGCTGAAGGGTGA